From Halanaerobiales bacterium:
AAATCTTCATTAAGTACTCAGTCGATAAAGATTGAAAGGAGAAAATAATGGATGAATTAAAATATTTAAAACTTTTATCAGAAAAATTTCCTAATATTCCAGCGGTAAGTACTGAAATAATTAATTTAAAGGCAATACTAAATTTACCTAAAAGTTCTGAGCATTTTTTGACTGATCTACATGGTGAATATGAAACTTTTCAGTATAGATTAAAGAGTGCTTCAGGAGTAATAGAATATAAGATAGATAAACTTTTTTCTGAAGATCTAAGCGATCAGGAAAAAAGGGAATTAGCTGCCCTTATATTTTATCCGGAAGAAAAACTTAAAAATTTAAAAGAAAAAAATGGTGAAATTACAGAAGAACAGTATATAAATTATCTTAATCATACTATAAAATTATGTAAAAATATTGCATCAAAATATACAAAATCAAAGGTTCGCAAAGCCCTGCCTGAAGAATTTTCATATATCCTGGAAGAATTACTTTATTTACAGGATAGGAAAAGAAATAAAAGAGAATATCATAATAAAATTATATCTACTATTATCGAAATAGATCAAACTGAAAATTTTATTATATCTCTGGCTAATTTAATACAAACTTTTGCTGTAGATGAACTTCATATTCTGGGAGATGTCTTTGATCGTGGGCCTGCTCCACATAAGATAATGGAAGAATTAAAAAAACATCATAATGTTGATGTACAGTGGGGAAATCATGATATATTATGGATGGGAGCTGGTTTGGGGCAGAAAGCACTGATTGCTTCAGCTATTAGAATTAGCATAAGATATGGTAATCTCGAGATGCTAGAAGAAGATTATGGTATAAATATGCGACCTTTGGCCAGATTTGCCCGTAATTATTATAAAGACCCAAATCCTAATGTTTTTGCTCCAAAGTTAATAGAAAAAGAAATGTCTGAAAAAGAAAAGATAATTAGTACTAAAATGCAAAAGGCAATTGCTATTATCCAGTTTAAATTAGAGGGGAATTTAATAAAAAACAGACCGGAATTTGATATGAATGAAGTAATGTATTTAGAAAAAATAGATTATGATCAGGGAAAAATAAAAATAGATAATAAGGAATATAAGCTTACAGATAATAATTTTCCAACAATTGATCCTGATAATCCTTATGAATTAACTGCAGCTGAAAAAGAAGTTATAGATAAATTAAGTTATAGTTTTAAAAATAATGACCGTCTACAGGATGATATAAGATTTCTCTTTAATAATGGAAGTATGTATAAAAAACATAATGGGAATTTATTGTATCATGGA
This genomic window contains:
- a CDS encoding fructose-1,6-bisphosphatase: MDELKYLKLLSEKFPNIPAVSTEIINLKAILNLPKSSEHFLTDLHGEYETFQYRLKSASGVIEYKIDKLFSEDLSDQEKRELAALIFYPEEKLKNLKEKNGEITEEQYINYLNHTIKLCKNIASKYTKSKVRKALPEEFSYILEELLYLQDRKRNKREYHNKIISTIIEIDQTENFIISLANLIQTFAVDELHILGDVFDRGPAPHKIMEELKKHHNVDVQWGNHDILWMGAGLGQKALIASAIRISIRYGNLEMLEEDYGINMRPLARFARNYYKDPNPNVFAPKLIEKEMSEKEKIISTKMQKAIAIIQFKLEGNLIKNRPEFDMNEVMYLEKIDYDQGKIKIDNKEYKLTDNNFPTIDPDNPYELTAAEKEVIDKLSYSFKNNDRLQDDIRFLFNNGSMYKKHNGNLLYHGCVPLNEDGTFSSLKVKGKKLKGKNLLDFFDDIVRRGYSYRENKFDHRDWLWYLWRGEYSPLFGKKKMTTFLRYFTDVDNKKLYHEHKNPYYELREDEKICKKILKEFELDPEAGHIINGHTPVAEKRGESPIKGNGRLLVIDGGISAAYHDKTGIAGYTLSYNHLEMRLTSHKPFISKERAIKKQTNDIVSSSVVVKFDEVKKIEDTDIGYKLKEDIEYLEKLLYKYREGIIKEKY